One window of Acidobacteriaceae bacterium genomic DNA carries:
- a CDS encoding capsule assembly Wzi family protein, which translates to MFLSRSPRPWPPAAVLFALLIAATFISGKTASAQAPGSVPPATPAPASSIPSVAAPTAANDQTAPAQQQTTQPQSTQPTQTQTVPAQPQTAPPAAPTTPATTAPDQLEQPIQVQNQQNPPTPAPVVIPPAVPVASVPSMPAYGPVPGEARGDALGSTYIPVDSIVYPLTLRLYSMGYLDTAFISMRPWTRRSLLHMLQGSADDITSDGDPEATAILAKLQDYLAEETPGNNLTRGAVYGLQSVYTRLMGIGGPVLRDSYHLGQSVYNDYGRPYSTGFNNVTGFSSVNEYGRFSLYVRGEFQHAPAYDGYTLALANQVSCIDEICPFTPPNDPQSTIPYGSTNNAVTTFRLQEANLAAHWWGHEISFGKSDSWLGPGMGGGMALSNNAENMYSFRINRVDPMYIPLLSRVLGPLRYDFMVGSLKGHSAPNDPWMHSEVFSFKPTKNFDFSFQRSVIWGGKGHGCFAPDGTIYPCTEPITIHTFLKSFFSFSDTTAGEKYSRDDPGARYSAFTFSYRLPFMRKYVTLYTDSICHDDVTPISAPRRAAYRPGIYLSHFPHMEKLDLRVEAASTDTSTLRSLGGQFNYYEIVQRQGYTNKGFIMGDEIGREAKGGNAWLTYHLSGDEWVQLEYMNKKGPKDFIPDGTTQNQFTVDVVKNLRRDIQLNAWMQYERWKAPVYKTGQQNDVVVAAEIKFYPKLHTELQTKAK; encoded by the coding sequence ATGTTTCTTTCGCGGTCCCCCCGCCCCTGGCCACCTGCGGCAGTGCTGTTCGCGCTGCTGATCGCTGCCACCTTCATCAGCGGAAAGACCGCATCGGCGCAAGCTCCAGGATCCGTGCCGCCGGCCACACCGGCGCCCGCAAGCAGCATTCCTTCCGTGGCCGCGCCTACAGCGGCAAACGACCAGACCGCCCCTGCACAGCAGCAGACGACACAACCGCAGAGCACTCAGCCGACACAGACTCAGACAGTCCCGGCGCAGCCACAGACCGCCCCGCCTGCTGCACCCACAACTCCGGCGACAACCGCGCCTGATCAACTGGAGCAGCCGATCCAGGTACAGAACCAGCAGAACCCGCCCACTCCGGCGCCGGTCGTGATACCGCCCGCGGTTCCCGTGGCCTCCGTCCCAAGCATGCCGGCCTATGGTCCCGTCCCCGGTGAGGCGCGCGGGGATGCGCTCGGTTCGACTTACATTCCGGTGGACAGCATCGTCTATCCGCTGACGCTCCGGTTGTATTCGATGGGTTATCTCGACACTGCATTTATCTCGATGCGGCCGTGGACCCGGCGCAGTCTGCTGCACATGCTTCAGGGGAGCGCCGACGACATCACCTCCGACGGCGATCCGGAGGCGACGGCCATCCTCGCCAAGCTGCAGGACTATCTGGCTGAAGAGACACCCGGAAACAACCTGACTCGCGGCGCGGTGTACGGTCTACAGTCTGTGTACACGCGGCTGATGGGAATCGGCGGGCCGGTGTTGCGTGACAGCTATCACCTCGGGCAATCGGTCTATAACGACTACGGCCGCCCATATTCAACAGGCTTCAACAATGTAACCGGCTTCTCCAGCGTGAATGAGTATGGCCGGTTCTCGCTCTATGTTCGCGGCGAGTTCCAGCACGCTCCCGCGTATGACGGTTACACCCTGGCTCTGGCCAACCAGGTCTCCTGCATTGACGAGATCTGTCCGTTCACTCCGCCCAACGATCCGCAGTCTACGATTCCGTACGGAAGCACCAACAACGCGGTGACCACCTTCCGGCTGCAGGAAGCAAATCTCGCGGCCCACTGGTGGGGCCATGAGATCTCGTTCGGGAAGTCTGACTCATGGCTTGGACCCGGAATGGGTGGCGGCATGGCACTGAGCAACAATGCCGAGAACATGTACTCGTTCCGCATCAATCGCGTAGACCCGATGTACATTCCCCTGCTGAGCAGGGTACTCGGTCCGCTGCGTTATGACTTCATGGTCGGCTCTTTGAAGGGCCATTCCGCACCGAACGATCCGTGGATGCACTCCGAAGTATTCTCCTTCAAACCCACGAAGAACTTCGACTTCAGCTTCCAGCGCAGTGTCATCTGGGGCGGCAAGGGACACGGCTGTTTCGCACCTGACGGGACAATATACCCGTGCACAGAGCCCATCACGATTCATACGTTCCTGAAGAGCTTCTTCTCCTTCAGCGATACGACCGCAGGCGAAAAGTACTCGCGCGATGATCCAGGAGCGCGCTACAGCGCGTTCACCTTCTCCTACAGGCTGCCGTTCATGCGTAAATACGTGACCCTGTACACAGACTCAATCTGCCATGACGACGTGACGCCGATCAGTGCACCGCGCCGCGCTGCCTATCGCCCGGGCATCTATCTCTCGCACTTCCCGCACATGGAAAAACTCGATCTGCGCGTTGAAGCGGCGAGCACCGACACCTCAACATTGCGCAGCCTGGGCGGTCAGTTCAACTACTACGAGATCGTTCAGCGCCAGGGCTACACCAACAAGGGTTTCATCATGGGCGACGAGATTGGACGCGAGGCGAAGGGCGGCAACGCCTGGCTCACCTATCACCTCTCCGGTGACGAGTGGGTGCAGCTCGAATACATGAACAAGAAGGGCCCGAAGGACTTCATTCCCGATGGGACGACGCAGAACCAGTTCACGGTCGATGTCGTGAAAAACCTGCGCCGCGATATTCAGCTCAACGCCTGGATGCAGTACGAGCGCTGGAAGGCTCCCGTTTACAAGACCGGCCAGCAGAACGACGTTGTTGTCGCAGCGGAGATCAAGTTCTACCCCAAGCTGCACACCGAACTGCAGACCAAAGCGAAATAG
- a CDS encoding thiamine pyrophosphate-dependent enzyme: MADNPLLPQDRLRKLHALMQRIRTSDRRRSNAAREALLAATLIHLSAGDLVSGDPDDRTLRELAPKSSAGEDAHDVPQSLRIPLCAGAARGMQTAGTDRLAVAFVAAGAPENGWADALRWAHRDRLPFLLIVADDGSNPVSRRASKSSRMAAPLLWPELTKLGSSLHLPHFPVDGEDAVAVYRVMQETSARARSGGGPSVIWAMLSAERLAPRQQPIKRLEAYMVARKIRL; the protein is encoded by the coding sequence TTGGCCGACAATCCCCTGCTGCCTCAGGACCGCCTCCGCAAACTTCACGCGCTCATGCAGCGCATCCGCACGTCCGACCGCCGGCGCTCGAACGCCGCGCGGGAGGCGCTGCTCGCCGCCACACTGATTCATCTTTCTGCGGGCGATCTCGTATCCGGCGATCCAGACGACCGCACGCTTCGCGAGCTTGCACCAAAATCGTCCGCCGGTGAAGACGCGCACGATGTGCCGCAGAGTCTTCGCATTCCGCTGTGCGCAGGAGCGGCGCGCGGTATGCAGACGGCGGGCACGGATCGGCTCGCAGTTGCGTTCGTTGCGGCTGGCGCGCCGGAGAACGGATGGGCGGACGCTCTGCGCTGGGCACATCGCGACCGGCTGCCGTTCCTCCTGATCGTCGCCGATGATGGCTCGAACCCTGTTAGCAGACGCGCGTCGAAATCCTCGCGCATGGCCGCTCCGCTCCTGTGGCCGGAACTGACGAAGTTGGGCAGCAGCCTGCACCTGCCGCACTTCCCTGTCGATGGCGAAGATGCAGTTGCGGTCTATCGCGTGATGCAGGAGACATCAGCTCGCGCGCGCTCCGGCGGTGGGCCTTCAGTGATATGGGCGATGCTCAGCGCGGAGCGTCTCGCGCCGCGTCAGCAGCCGATTAAGCGGCTCGAAGCGTATATGGTTGCCCGCAAAATCCGTTTGTAA